A region of Rhizobium grahamii DNA encodes the following proteins:
- a CDS encoding ThuA domain-containing protein encodes MAIRTIVWGENIHETTNAIVRGIYPEGMHTTIANALNTDPAIQATTATLQEPEHGLTEARLAETDVLTWWGHKDHGAVSDVVVERVAKRVWEGMGLLVLHSGHFSKIFKRLMGTPCALKWREAGERERLWTINPRHPIAAGIDENFVLENEEMYGEQFSVPEPLETVFISWFQGGEVFRSGLTWRRGAGNIFYFRPGHETYPTYHDANVQKVLINGVKWAYNPQGDLKSITDAPNVPVEKALEPIVERGPRLHQAGEAGYR; translated from the coding sequence TTGGCTATTCGCACCATTGTCTGGGGTGAAAACATCCACGAAACCACCAATGCCATCGTTCGGGGCATCTATCCCGAAGGCATGCACACCACCATTGCCAACGCCCTGAACACCGATCCGGCGATCCAGGCGACGACGGCCACGCTGCAGGAGCCCGAGCACGGCCTGACGGAAGCCCGCCTTGCCGAAACCGATGTCCTCACCTGGTGGGGCCACAAGGATCACGGCGCGGTCTCCGACGTCGTCGTCGAGCGCGTCGCCAAGCGCGTTTGGGAAGGCATGGGCCTGCTGGTCCTGCACTCCGGCCACTTCTCGAAGATCTTCAAGCGCCTGATGGGCACGCCCTGCGCGCTGAAGTGGCGCGAGGCCGGCGAGCGCGAACGTCTGTGGACGATCAACCCGCGCCACCCGATCGCAGCCGGCATCGATGAAAACTTCGTTCTCGAAAACGAGGAAATGTACGGCGAGCAGTTCTCCGTGCCGGAACCGCTGGAAACCGTGTTCATCTCCTGGTTCCAGGGCGGCGAAGTCTTCCGTTCGGGCCTCACCTGGCGCCGTGGCGCCGGTAACATTTTCTACTTCCGCCCTGGCCACGAAACCTATCCGACCTATCATGATGCCAACGTCCAGAAGGTCCTCATCAACGGCGTGAAATGGGCCTATAACCCGCAGGGCGATCTGAAGAGCATCACCGATGCCCCGAATGTGCCGGTCGAAAAGGCTCTCGAGCCGATCGTCGAACGCGGGCCGCGTCTGCATCAGGCCGGCGAAGCCGGTTACCGCTGA
- a CDS encoding Gfo/Idh/MocA family protein, whose protein sequence is MRLLVLGTGSMARNQVANFLAIDGVEVVGAVDTDPARLAEFADHFHIQNRFLSLEEAIAWGEFDAATNVTPDRIHHATSLALIAAGKHVFCEKPLAEHYADALEMTEAAEAAGVINMVNLTYRNVAPLQRAREMVLAGELGTIRHVEASYLQSWLVSRAWGDWRTESRWLWRLSTGHGSNGVLGDVGIHILDFAAYGAATDIDHVFARLKTFNKAPGGQIGEYLLDANDSFTMSVDFTNGALGVIHATRWATGHLNELKLRIYGEKGSLEVIHRPDGSELRGCFGEDIETATWRDIEVPAVLTNYQRFAEAVRTGKQDDPTFRHAANLQKVLDLAIVSEKERRELNLLEASEQANPADKRIPPLTVVV, encoded by the coding sequence ATGCGACTACTCGTTCTTGGCACAGGCTCGATGGCCAGAAACCAGGTTGCCAATTTCCTCGCCATCGATGGCGTGGAGGTTGTCGGCGCCGTCGATACCGATCCGGCGCGCCTTGCCGAATTTGCCGATCACTTCCATATCCAGAATCGCTTCCTCTCCCTCGAAGAAGCGATCGCATGGGGTGAATTCGACGCGGCGACCAACGTCACGCCGGATCGCATCCACCACGCGACCAGTCTTGCGCTGATCGCAGCTGGCAAGCATGTGTTCTGCGAAAAGCCGCTGGCAGAGCACTATGCCGATGCACTCGAGATGACGGAGGCAGCGGAAGCCGCCGGCGTCATCAACATGGTCAACCTCACCTATCGCAACGTCGCCCCCCTGCAGCGCGCCCGCGAAATGGTGCTGGCTGGTGAGCTCGGCACCATCAGACACGTCGAGGCCTCCTACCTGCAAAGCTGGCTGGTCTCGCGCGCCTGGGGTGACTGGCGCACGGAATCGCGCTGGCTGTGGCGCCTGTCGACCGGTCACGGCTCGAACGGTGTGCTCGGCGATGTCGGCATCCACATCCTCGACTTCGCCGCCTATGGCGCGGCGACCGATATCGACCACGTCTTTGCCCGCCTGAAGACCTTCAACAAGGCTCCCGGCGGCCAGATCGGCGAATACCTGCTGGACGCCAACGACAGCTTCACCATGTCGGTCGACTTCACCAACGGTGCGCTCGGCGTCATCCATGCGACCCGCTGGGCAACCGGCCATCTCAACGAGCTGAAGCTTCGCATCTATGGCGAAAAGGGCAGCCTCGAGGTCATCCATCGCCCTGATGGTTCCGAACTGCGCGGCTGCTTCGGCGAGGACATCGAGACCGCCACCTGGCGCGACATCGAGGTCCCGGCCGTTCTGACGAACTACCAGCGCTTTGCCGAAGCCGTCAGAACCGGAAAGCAGGACGACCCGACCTTCCGTCACGCCGCAAACCTGCAGAAGGTCCTCGACCTTGCGATCGTGTCGGAGAAGGAGCGGCGGGAGCTCAATCTGCTGGAGGCCTCCGAGCAGGCTAACCCGGCGGACAAGCGGATACCGCCGCTGACCGTCGTGGTCTGA
- a CDS encoding carbohydrate ABC transporter permease, producing MLLTATKNTLFYLLVAVIVVIAVFPFYYAILTSFKAGTALFEVNYWPTSISLTNYTTVLTTGSFIRSLGNSLLVAILVVAASLLLAVTASYALARVNFRGRALLMLTILSVSMFPQIAVLAGLFELIRWIGIFNTPFALIFSYMIFTLPFTVWVLTTFMRDLPIEIEEAAIVDGASPWVIITQVFMPLMWPALVTTGLLAFITAWNEFLFALTFTSSDAQRTVPVAIALLSGGSQFEIPWGNIMAASVIVTVPVVVLVLIFQRRIISGLTAGGVKG from the coding sequence ATGCTGCTGACCGCTACCAAGAACACCCTCTTCTACCTGCTCGTCGCCGTCATCGTCGTCATCGCGGTATTCCCGTTCTACTACGCGATCCTGACGAGCTTCAAAGCCGGCACGGCCCTCTTCGAGGTGAATTACTGGCCGACCTCGATCTCGCTGACCAACTACACGACGGTCCTGACCACGGGCAGCTTCATCCGCAGCCTCGGCAACTCGCTGCTGGTCGCCATCCTCGTGGTCGCGGCCTCCCTGCTGCTCGCCGTCACAGCATCCTATGCGCTTGCCCGCGTCAATTTCCGCGGCCGCGCGCTGCTGATGCTGACTATCCTGTCGGTCTCGATGTTCCCGCAGATCGCCGTGCTCGCCGGCCTGTTCGAACTGATCCGCTGGATCGGCATCTTCAACACGCCCTTCGCGCTGATCTTCTCCTACATGATCTTTACCCTGCCCTTCACGGTCTGGGTTCTGACCACCTTCATGCGCGATCTGCCCATCGAAATCGAGGAAGCGGCGATCGTCGACGGCGCCTCGCCGTGGGTCATCATCACCCAGGTTTTCATGCCGCTGATGTGGCCGGCACTGGTCACGACAGGCCTGCTTGCCTTCATTACGGCCTGGAACGAATTCCTCTTCGCCCTAACATTCACCTCATCGGACGCTCAGCGAACGGTGCCGGTTGCCATCGCCCTGCTTTCGGGCGGCAGCCAGTTCGAAATCCCGTGGGGCAACATCATGGCAGCATCCGTCATCGTTACGGTCCCTGTCGTTGTCCTGGTCCTGATATTCCAGCGGCGCATCATTTCCGGCCTGACCGCCGGTGGCGTCAAAGGTTGA
- a CDS encoding aminotransferase, with protein sequence MSAFANPLVSRLSPPPIPSVLAWAREYKGGKGPLVDLSQAVPGYPSHPEMLRLLGEAASSPKTAGYGPIEGEGVLREAYAGHMSKVYGASVSAANIHITAGCNQAFMSAAIALAGSGDTVALTNPFYFNQETTLSMLGIKRVLVECDAENGFLPEVQSAEKALHGGAKVLAVVTPNNPTGAVYPPELLLELFTLCCKHGAWLIVDETYRDFLPDGYGAPHPLLTIPGWEGTLILLYSFSKSFCIPGHRLGAITAGADVVAEIAKVMDNMQICAPRAAQVAVAAAMPILVDWQAANRLEITRRADALRAVMSGLPGWEIGALGAYFAFIRHPFAELGSAAVAERLAKEAGVVCLPGSYFGEGQEHYLRLAFANADAASIGLLADRLR encoded by the coding sequence ATGTCTGCCTTCGCCAATCCGCTTGTTTCCCGCCTGTCTCCGCCACCAATTCCTTCGGTTCTTGCCTGGGCTCGCGAATACAAGGGTGGCAAGGGTCCGTTGGTCGATCTTTCGCAGGCAGTGCCCGGCTATCCGTCCCATCCTGAAATGTTGCGGTTGCTTGGCGAAGCGGCATCTTCGCCGAAGACGGCGGGCTATGGTCCGATCGAGGGCGAGGGCGTGCTGAGAGAGGCTTATGCCGGGCATATGTCCAAGGTCTACGGGGCGTCCGTTTCCGCAGCCAACATCCATATCACCGCGGGTTGCAACCAGGCCTTCATGTCGGCGGCAATCGCGCTTGCCGGGTCCGGCGATACCGTGGCGTTGACCAATCCGTTCTATTTCAATCAGGAGACGACGCTGTCGATGCTCGGCATCAAGCGGGTTCTGGTTGAGTGCGACGCGGAGAACGGCTTTCTGCCGGAGGTTCAATCGGCCGAGAAGGCGCTGCACGGCGGCGCCAAGGTGCTGGCGGTGGTGACGCCGAACAATCCGACCGGAGCGGTCTATCCGCCTGAGTTGCTGCTTGAGCTCTTCACCCTCTGCTGCAAGCATGGGGCGTGGCTGATCGTTGACGAGACCTATCGCGACTTCCTTCCCGATGGCTACGGTGCTCCGCATCCGCTGCTCACGATTCCGGGTTGGGAAGGCACGCTGATCCTGCTCTACAGCTTCTCGAAGTCCTTCTGCATTCCCGGCCATCGCCTCGGGGCGATCACGGCGGGCGCCGATGTTGTTGCCGAGATCGCCAAGGTTATGGACAACATGCAGATCTGCGCGCCGCGTGCAGCCCAGGTCGCCGTTGCCGCGGCGATGCCGATCCTTGTCGACTGGCAGGCGGCAAATCGCCTGGAGATCACGCGCCGCGCAGATGCATTGCGGGCCGTGATGTCGGGGTTGCCCGGCTGGGAGATCGGTGCGCTTGGCGCCTATTTCGCGTTCATCCGCCATCCGTTCGCGGAGCTTGGCTCGGCCGCCGTCGCGGAGCGTCTGGCGAAGGAGGCTGGTGTCGTCTGCCTGCCGGGAAGCTACTTTGGAGAAGGGCAGGAGCACTACCTGCGGCTCGCCTTTGCCAATGCCGACGCTGCTTCGATCGGTCTTCTCGCGGATCGTCTGCGCTAA
- a CDS encoding carbohydrate ABC transporter permease yields MTEAAVSSSVGSRARAVNTSSDLRSERIRSAWLFLAPTLFILAVVAGWPLFRTIYFSFTNASLTSLGDAQFVGFKNYLSWVTLKSGRTVYNGLLADPNWWKAVLNTMKFALLSVTIETVLGLVVALVLNANFAGRGIVRAAILIPWAIPTIVSAKMWAWMLNDQFGILNDILLGMGLITQKIAWTANPDTAMIAVLIVDVWKTTPFMALLILAGLQMVPADIYEAAKIDGINPIKVFWRLTLPLVRPAIMVAVIFRMLDAMRIFDLIYVLTPNNAQTKTMSVMARENLFDFDKFAYGATASTVLFLIIATITVLYMWLGRVKLGGSER; encoded by the coding sequence ATGACTGAAGCCGCAGTTTCCTCAAGCGTCGGATCGCGAGCACGCGCCGTCAATACCTCGTCGGACTTGCGCTCCGAGCGCATCCGTTCCGCCTGGCTATTCCTGGCCCCCACCCTGTTCATCCTGGCCGTCGTTGCCGGATGGCCGCTTTTCAGAACGATCTATTTCAGCTTCACGAACGCATCGCTCACGAGCCTCGGTGACGCCCAGTTCGTCGGCTTCAAGAATTACCTCTCCTGGGTCACGCTGAAGAGTGGTCGCACTGTCTATAACGGCTTGCTCGCCGATCCCAACTGGTGGAAAGCGGTCCTGAACACGATGAAGTTCGCGCTTCTGTCGGTGACCATCGAAACCGTCCTCGGCCTCGTCGTCGCGCTGGTGCTGAACGCGAACTTTGCAGGCCGCGGCATCGTCCGCGCCGCCATTCTCATTCCCTGGGCAATCCCGACCATCGTTTCCGCCAAGATGTGGGCCTGGATGCTCAACGACCAGTTCGGCATCCTGAACGACATCCTCCTCGGCATGGGCCTGATCACCCAGAAGATTGCCTGGACCGCCAATCCCGACACGGCCATGATTGCCGTTCTGATCGTCGACGTCTGGAAGACGACACCCTTCATGGCGCTCCTCATCCTTGCCGGCCTGCAGATGGTCCCTGCCGATATCTACGAGGCGGCCAAGATCGATGGCATCAACCCGATCAAGGTCTTCTGGCGCCTGACCCTGCCGCTGGTCCGCCCGGCCATCATGGTCGCCGTGATCTTCCGCATGCTCGACGCCATGCGCATCTTCGACCTGATCTACGTGCTGACGCCGAACAATGCGCAGACCAAGACCATGTCGGTCATGGCCCGCGAAAACCTCTTCGACTTCGACAAGTTCGCCTACGGGGCAACCGCCTCGACGGTACTCTTCCTGATCATCGCGACGATCACCGTGCTCTACATGTGGCTCGGTCGCGTCAAGCTTGGTGGGAGTGAACGCTGA
- a CDS encoding cytochrome ubiquinol oxidase subunit I, which yields MELDIVALSRFQFALTALYHFLFVPLTLGLSVLLAIMETVYVMTGRQIWRQMTKFWGVLFGINFAIGVATGIVMEFQFGMNWSYYSYYVGDIFGAPLAIEGLMAFFLEATFVGLFFFGWDKLSKVGHLVATWCVALGSNFSALWILIANGWMQNPVGSALNPQTMRMEVTSFFDVVFNPVAQAKFVHTVSAGYVCASIFVLGVSAWYLLKGRHIEIAKRSMTVAASFGLASALSVVVLGDESGYLATENQKMKLAAIEAMWKTEPAPAAFTAFGFPDQEARETHFAVHIPWVMGLIGTRSLTTEIPGIDKLEQQAEVRIRDGIKAYDALMQIRAAATPDAIAPQLRSSFEEMGHELGYALLLKRYVDDPRQATDAQIIQAARDTIPHVPTLFWSFRIMVGLGMFFIVLTATFFWLSARRHLDKYPLLLKIAVFAIPLPWIAIEAGWIVAEIGRQPWVIEGVLPTAMAVSSLGASTVLLTIIGFAVLYTALIVVEMTLMIKSIQKGPEPDDKPEAELISETLVPAAE from the coding sequence ATGGAACTAGACATAGTCGCGCTATCGCGCTTCCAATTTGCGCTGACCGCGCTTTACCACTTTTTATTCGTACCATTGACGCTCGGGCTTTCCGTGCTGCTCGCCATCATGGAAACCGTCTACGTCATGACCGGCCGCCAGATCTGGCGCCAGATGACGAAATTCTGGGGCGTGCTCTTCGGCATCAATTTCGCCATCGGCGTTGCCACCGGCATCGTCATGGAATTCCAGTTCGGCATGAACTGGAGCTACTACAGCTATTACGTCGGTGACATCTTCGGCGCGCCTCTGGCGATCGAAGGGCTGATGGCCTTCTTCCTCGAGGCGACCTTTGTCGGCCTGTTCTTCTTCGGTTGGGACAAGCTCTCCAAGGTCGGTCACCTAGTGGCGACATGGTGTGTCGCGCTCGGCTCCAACTTCTCGGCGCTCTGGATCCTCATCGCCAACGGCTGGATGCAGAACCCGGTCGGTTCGGCACTCAATCCGCAGACGATGCGCATGGAGGTCACCAGCTTCTTCGACGTGGTCTTCAATCCGGTTGCCCAGGCGAAGTTCGTTCATACGGTCTCGGCCGGCTACGTCTGTGCCTCGATCTTCGTGCTCGGCGTCTCGGCCTGGTACCTCTTGAAGGGACGCCACATCGAGATCGCCAAGCGATCGATGACGGTTGCCGCCTCGTTCGGTCTTGCATCGGCCCTGTCGGTTGTCGTCCTCGGTGACGAAAGCGGCTATCTCGCAACTGAAAACCAGAAGATGAAGCTCGCCGCGATCGAAGCCATGTGGAAGACGGAGCCGGCGCCCGCCGCCTTCACCGCCTTCGGCTTCCCCGACCAGGAAGCCCGCGAGACCCACTTTGCGGTCCATATCCCCTGGGTCATGGGGCTGATCGGCACGCGCTCGCTGACGACAGAGATCCCCGGCATCGACAAGCTCGAACAGCAAGCCGAGGTTCGTATCCGCGACGGCATCAAGGCTTACGACGCGCTGATGCAGATCCGCGCAGCCGCGACCCCGGATGCAATCGCACCCCAGCTGCGTAGCTCCTTCGAGGAAATGGGACACGAGCTTGGCTATGCCCTTCTCCTGAAGCGCTACGTCGACGATCCGCGCCAGGCGACTGACGCGCAGATCATCCAGGCTGCCCGCGATACCATCCCGCATGTGCCGACGCTCTTCTGGTCGTTCCGCATCATGGTCGGGCTAGGCATGTTCTTCATTGTCCTGACGGCCACCTTCTTCTGGCTCTCGGCACGCCGGCACCTCGACAAATATCCACTGTTGCTGAAAATTGCCGTCTTCGCCATCCCGCTTCCCTGGATCGCCATCGAAGCCGGCTGGATCGTTGCCGAAATTGGGCGCCAGCCGTGGGTAATCGAAGGCGTGCTGCCGACGGCCATGGCGGTCTCGAGCCTCGGCGCGAGCACCGTGCTGCTGACGATCATCGGCTTTGCTGTCCTTTACACGGCGCTGATCGTCGTCGAGATGACCTTGATGATCAAGAGCATCCAGAAGGGACCGGAACCGGACGACAAGCCGGAGGCCGAACTCATTTCCGAAACCCTCGTTCCCGCCGCGGAGTGA
- a CDS encoding amino acid ABC transporter ATP-binding/permease protein: MSASLSNLKPIVKLFLAERRRGLLLGAALSATTVAAGIALLGLSGWFITATGIAGLSAAAIATFDVFMPSAGIRLLALGRTASRYAERLTTHDATLSVLAALRERLFRGWAAPGAARELARRPARLLFRLTGDIDALDSLYLRVLVPAAVAIAAALAVSIALGLMNPLFGLAVGATLLGAGLGIPLFAGRRATKHARRRTYGIEALRARTIDLVAGQTDLLMAGRLAAQRAAIAEADRYASDADDRLNRIEAGVTFGFGLTTTALLVGSLLSVAALAGSGAISASAATLAVLIAFASVEPFGALRRGAMELGRTLLAARRISPRLSADDEILGNREPQNGSAFRLNGVSAGYETETPVLHGIDLDMAAGSTLALIGTSGAGKSTLLSLLAAEIRQSRGSVECLDATLLTQRTELFQDSLRGNLQLANPEAKDAALNEALAAAGLLQDVAALPHGLDTRLAEGGMGLSGGQSRRLALARLFLRDTPLWLFDEPTEGLDGATARDVMNRLAEKAKGRSLVIATHIRREAAIADVIAVMEDGRVTEVSRRGEAAFEKALNRLRPD; encoded by the coding sequence ATGAGCGCATCGCTTTCCAATCTCAAGCCGATCGTCAAGCTTTTCCTGGCCGAGCGGCGCCGCGGCCTGCTCCTTGGCGCGGCACTTTCCGCAACGACAGTCGCCGCGGGCATTGCCCTGCTCGGCCTCTCCGGTTGGTTTATCACCGCAACCGGCATCGCCGGACTGTCCGCGGCAGCGATCGCCACCTTCGACGTCTTCATGCCATCGGCCGGAATCCGCCTGCTGGCACTTGGCCGCACAGCCTCGCGCTACGCGGAACGGCTGACGACCCACGACGCGACGCTGAGCGTGCTCGCTGCCCTTCGAGAACGCCTGTTTCGCGGATGGGCAGCACCCGGCGCTGCCCGCGAACTGGCACGGCGGCCCGCCCGCCTGCTTTTCCGGCTGACTGGCGACATTGACGCGCTGGATTCGCTTTACCTCCGTGTGCTGGTTCCGGCAGCCGTGGCGATCGCCGCAGCGCTTGCCGTGAGTATTGCGCTCGGCCTCATGAATCCACTCTTCGGCCTAGCCGTCGGCGCTACCCTGCTGGGCGCTGGTCTCGGCATTCCACTATTCGCCGGACGTCGCGCGACGAAACACGCCCGTCGCCGCACCTATGGCATCGAAGCACTTCGCGCCCGCACCATCGACCTCGTCGCCGGGCAGACCGATCTGCTGATGGCCGGACGCCTTGCCGCCCAACGCGCGGCAATCGCCGAAGCCGATCGCTACGCGTCGGATGCGGACGATCGCCTGAACCGGATCGAAGCCGGTGTCACCTTCGGTTTCGGCCTCACGACGACCGCGCTTCTCGTCGGTTCATTGTTATCGGTCGCGGCACTTGCGGGCAGCGGAGCAATCAGCGCATCGGCCGCCACGCTCGCTGTCCTGATCGCTTTCGCATCGGTTGAACCCTTTGGCGCATTGCGGCGGGGAGCGATGGAACTCGGCCGCACACTTCTCGCTGCACGTCGCATCTCGCCCCGGCTATCCGCCGATGACGAGATCCTCGGCAACCGTGAGCCACAGAACGGATCGGCCTTTCGCCTGAACGGCGTCAGCGCAGGCTACGAAACGGAAACGCCCGTGCTTCACGGCATCGATCTCGACATGGCCGCAGGCTCGACGCTCGCACTCATCGGCACCAGCGGCGCGGGAAAATCGACCCTGCTATCGCTGCTCGCGGCCGAAATCCGCCAGAGCCGGGGAAGCGTCGAATGCCTCGACGCCACCCTGCTCACGCAGCGTACCGAGCTCTTCCAGGATAGCCTTCGCGGCAATCTGCAGCTGGCAAATCCCGAGGCAAAGGATGCCGCCCTGAACGAGGCGCTTGCCGCCGCCGGGCTCCTGCAGGACGTCGCCGCGCTGCCGCACGGGCTCGACACCCGGCTTGCTGAAGGCGGCATGGGGCTCTCGGGTGGCCAGTCGCGCCGCCTCGCCCTTGCCCGTCTCTTCCTGCGCGACACGCCGCTCTGGCTCTTCGACGAGCCGACCGAGGGTCTCGATGGCGCAACCGCCCGCGACGTTATGAACCGCCTGGCGGAGAAGGCGAAGGGACGCTCGCTCGTCATCGCCACCCACATCCGCCGCGAGGCCGCGATCGCGGATGTCATCGCCGTCATGGAAGACGGACGCGTTACAGAAGTTTCACGCCGTGGAGAGGCGGCGTTCGAAAAGGCTCTGAATCGGCTGAGACCGGACTGA
- a CDS encoding ABC transporter ATP-binding protein: MAQIRLDNIRKSFGALEVIKGVSLDIRKGEFMVFVGPSGCGKSTLLRLISGLEDISSGTLSFDGEAVNRYAPSKRGIAMVFQSYALYPHMTVFENMAFGMKLSGRTKEECRARVEQAAGMLQLSPYLERLPRQLSGGQRQRVAIGRAIVRDPKVFLFDEPLSNLDAALRVATRLEIAKLHRSLHGTTMIYVTHDQVEAMTLADRICVLRDGVVEQVGTPLELYETPNSVFVAGFIGSPKMNFLTGEFSAPYNAHTIGVRAEHMEIVQQDAAWSGTVIHSEILGSDSFVYLDIGTSEPLVVRETGVSSHQPGQKLGVAPVQGSVHRFDQSGRALERVPLKGAA, translated from the coding sequence ATGGCACAGATTCGACTCGACAATATCCGCAAGAGCTTCGGTGCGCTTGAAGTCATCAAGGGCGTCTCGCTCGACATCCGCAAGGGCGAGTTCATGGTCTTCGTCGGCCCGTCCGGCTGCGGCAAGTCCACGCTGCTGCGGCTGATTTCCGGGCTGGAAGACATCAGCTCGGGCACGCTTTCCTTCGATGGCGAGGCGGTCAACCGCTACGCGCCGTCGAAGCGCGGTATCGCCATGGTGTTCCAGTCCTATGCGCTCTATCCGCATATGACCGTGTTCGAGAACATGGCCTTCGGCATGAAGCTGTCGGGGCGCACCAAGGAAGAATGCAGGGCCCGCGTCGAGCAAGCCGCCGGCATGCTGCAGCTGTCGCCCTATCTCGAGCGGCTGCCCCGCCAGCTGTCGGGCGGTCAGCGCCAGCGTGTCGCGATCGGTCGCGCAATCGTCCGCGATCCCAAGGTGTTCCTGTTTGACGAACCCCTCTCGAACCTCGACGCGGCGCTGCGCGTTGCGACGCGGCTGGAGATCGCCAAGCTTCATCGCAGCCTGCACGGCACGACGATGATCTACGTCACCCACGACCAGGTCGAGGCGATGACGCTCGCCGACCGCATCTGCGTCCTGCGGGATGGCGTCGTGGAGCAGGTCGGCACGCCGCTCGAACTCTACGAGACGCCGAATTCCGTTTTCGTCGCCGGCTTCATCGGCTCGCCGAAAATGAACTTCCTGACCGGTGAGTTTTCGGCACCCTACAATGCACACACCATCGGCGTGCGCGCCGAGCATATGGAGATCGTTCAGCAGGACGCCGCCTGGAGCGGTACCGTCATTCATTCCGAAATTCTCGGCTCGGACAGCTTCGTCTACCTCGATATCGGCACCTCGGAACCGCTTGTCGTTCGCGAGACCGGCGTATCGAGCCATCAACCCGGCCAGAAACTGGGCGTCGCCCCGGTTCAAGGCTCAGTTCACCGTTTCGACCAATCCGGACGCGCGCTCGAAAGGGTTCCCCTCAAGGGCGCGGCCTGA
- a CDS encoding Crp/Fnr family transcriptional regulator, with protein sequence MCGALSSDELLALSAHTRLVNHESGDELAGERMPTESYATVIRGVVKLTKTLEDGRQQIVGLQFAPDLLGRLNANENAVSVEAASDVNLCRIPKAALERMVKSNPALAERLMSQTLRELDEARDWMVTLGRKTAAEKVASFLLLIATHLDPEAVGEKRKFDLPLSRADIADFLGLTIETVSRQMSKLKADGVISIVANRHIEVPKLSKLKACCGS encoded by the coding sequence ATGTGCGGTGCGCTCAGTTCCGACGAATTGCTGGCGCTGTCTGCGCACACGCGCCTCGTCAATCACGAATCGGGCGACGAGCTTGCCGGCGAAAGGATGCCGACCGAGTCCTACGCGACCGTCATCCGCGGCGTCGTGAAGCTCACGAAGACGCTGGAGGACGGGCGCCAGCAGATCGTCGGCCTGCAGTTCGCCCCCGATCTTCTCGGCAGGCTGAATGCGAATGAGAATGCGGTGTCGGTAGAGGCTGCGTCCGACGTCAACCTCTGTCGCATCCCGAAGGCCGCGCTGGAGCGCATGGTCAAGAGCAACCCGGCCCTTGCAGAACGTTTGATGTCGCAGACGCTGCGCGAGCTGGATGAAGCGCGCGACTGGATGGTGACGCTTGGGCGCAAGACGGCGGCAGAGAAGGTCGCGAGCTTCCTGCTTCTGATCGCGACGCATCTCGATCCCGAGGCCGTCGGCGAAAAGCGCAAGTTCGATCTGCCGCTATCGCGGGCTGACATTGCTGACTTCCTGGGGCTGACGATCGAGACGGTTTCCCGCCAGATGTCGAAGCTGAAGGCCGATGGGGTGATCTCGATCGTTGCCAACCGGCATATCGAGGTGCCGAAGCTCTCGAAGCTCAAGGCCTGCTGCGGCTCCTGA
- a CDS encoding GbsR/MarR family transcriptional regulator, which translates to MNLPPLVQSFVLHFGEMGSRWGINRTVGQIYALLYVSPSPLCAEEIADALGISRSNVSMSLRELQTWNLVLLKHKPDDRRDFFTTPDDVWQILRTLAEERKKREVDPTLSVLREILMQRPASEAERHAQERMSEMHALIEQLTHWYEDVKQLETERLATLLSLGAKVTKLLEAKNRVVSLGRSRRPNPANKS; encoded by the coding sequence ATGAACCTTCCGCCGCTTGTTCAATCATTTGTCCTGCACTTCGGCGAAATGGGCTCGCGATGGGGCATCAACCGCACCGTTGGTCAGATTTACGCCCTGCTCTACGTCTCGCCTTCGCCGCTCTGCGCCGAGGAAATCGCCGATGCCCTCGGCATCTCGCGCTCGAATGTTTCGATGAGCCTGCGCGAACTGCAGACCTGGAACCTGGTCCTGCTGAAGCACAAGCCGGATGACCGGCGCGACTTCTTCACGACGCCGGATGATGTCTGGCAAATCCTGCGAACACTGGCCGAAGAGCGCAAGAAGCGCGAGGTCGATCCGACCCTGTCGGTGCTGAGAGAAATCCTGATGCAACGCCCCGCAAGCGAAGCCGAGCGCCACGCCCAGGAGCGGATGAGCGAGATGCATGCGCTGATCGAGCAGCTAACGCATTGGTATGAAGACGTGAAACAACTTGAAACCGAGCGCCTTGCAACGTTACTCTCTTTAGGTGCGAAAGTGACGAAGCTGCTGGAGGCCAAGAACCGAGTTGTTTCGCTCGGCCGCAGCCGCCGGCCCAATCCTGCGAACAAGAGTTAG